In Cloacibacillus sp. An23, the following are encoded in one genomic region:
- a CDS encoding V-type ATP synthase subunit B: MPQAEYIGVKDIEGPFILVENVTGVGYGELVDIRDENGKVRHGQVKSLSEKATLVQVFTGTGDLVPNSTKVRFLGKPLEVHLSKYMLGRTFNGLGEPRDGCGEIYGGKRVNINGLPLNPMARQYPRDFIHTGISAIDTLMTLIRGQKLPIFSGNGLPHNQLAVQIATQAKVVGSDEFAVVFAGIGVKHDDAAYFTQELSSRGHSNNIVTFLNLADDPVIERIATPRMALSTAEYLAYELGMHVLVIMTDMTSYCEALRELGVAAGEVPSRKGYPAYLYSDLASLYERAGVVRGRSGSVTQIPILTMPNDDITHPIPDLTGFITEGQIVLSRDLDAKNIYPPIDILTSLSRLMKDGIGKGYTREDHPSVSSQLFASYSRVQEVRSLASVVGEDELSKTDKSFLAFGKIFEDRFLKQGKEDDREIGYSLDMAWDILGTLPTSELTRVSLTEIKEHIKKKDEE, from the coding sequence ATGCCGCAGGCTGAATATATAGGCGTAAAAGACATAGAAGGGCCGTTCATACTCGTCGAAAACGTGACGGGCGTCGGCTACGGCGAGCTCGTTGACATACGCGACGAAAACGGCAAAGTCCGCCACGGGCAGGTCAAATCCCTCAGCGAAAAGGCGACGCTCGTGCAGGTGTTCACCGGCACTGGAGACCTCGTCCCGAACTCGACGAAGGTGCGCTTTCTCGGCAAGCCGCTCGAGGTCCACCTCTCGAAATACATGCTCGGGCGCACATTCAACGGACTCGGCGAGCCACGCGACGGCTGCGGCGAGATATACGGCGGCAAGCGCGTCAACATCAACGGGCTGCCGCTCAACCCGATGGCGCGCCAGTACCCGAGAGACTTCATACACACCGGCATCTCCGCGATAGACACGCTGATGACGCTGATACGCGGACAGAAGCTGCCGATATTCTCCGGCAACGGTCTGCCGCACAACCAGCTCGCCGTGCAGATAGCGACTCAGGCGAAAGTCGTCGGCTCCGACGAGTTCGCCGTCGTCTTCGCTGGAATCGGCGTCAAGCACGACGACGCGGCATACTTCACGCAGGAGCTCTCGTCGCGCGGTCACTCGAACAACATTGTGACATTCCTCAACCTTGCCGACGATCCGGTCATCGAACGTATAGCGACGCCGCGAATGGCGCTCTCGACCGCGGAATACCTCGCCTACGAGCTCGGAATGCACGTCCTCGTCATAATGACGGACATGACGAGCTACTGCGAAGCGCTGCGCGAACTCGGCGTTGCCGCGGGCGAAGTTCCGAGCCGCAAAGGCTATCCGGCCTACCTCTACAGCGACCTGGCGTCGCTCTACGAACGAGCCGGCGTCGTGCGCGGCAGGAGCGGCAGCGTCACGCAGATACCGATACTAACGATGCCGAACGACGACATCACGCACCCGATTCCCGACCTTACGGGCTTCATCACCGAAGGGCAGATAGTCCTCTCGCGCGACCTCGACGCGAAAAACATCTATCCTCCGATAGACATACTGACGAGCCTCTCACGACTGATGAAGGACGGCATAGGCAAGGGCTACACGCGCGAGGACCATCCGAGCGTATCGAGCCAGCTCTTCGCATCGTACAGCCGAGTGCAGGAGGTCCGCTCGCTCGCCTCCGTCGTCGGCGAAGACGAACTCTCGAAGACCGACAAGTCGTTTCTGGCGTTCGGTAAGATTTTTGAGGATCGCTTCCTGAAACAGGGCAAAGAGGACGACCGCGAAATCGGCTACTCGCTCGACATGGCCTGGGACATACTGGGCACTCTGCCGACTTCGGAACTCACGCGCGTCAGCCTCACCGAAATCAAGGAACACATCAAGAAAAAGGACGAGGAATAG
- a CDS encoding ATP synthase subunit C → MFGLMLSGGTVAALVIAGLVLRNRQIENGKKIYSAALAVSSILVLSGALIALFSGTSVAAEEAVAVAKEISVGAGLGFIGAAAATAIACVGAGIAVANVGSAAMGLVGEKPEMLGTTLIYLGLAEGIAIYGVIVSLLIIQKL, encoded by the coding sequence ATGTTTGGACTTATGTTAAGCGGAGGCACTGTGGCGGCTCTTGTGATTGCGGGGCTCGTCCTCAGGAACAGGCAGATTGAGAACGGAAAGAAGATATACTCCGCCGCGCTCGCGGTATCGTCTATACTCGTGCTGAGCGGCGCGCTTATCGCGCTCTTCTCCGGCACGTCAGTCGCGGCGGAAGAAGCCGTCGCCGTCGCAAAAGAGATATCCGTCGGAGCCGGCCTCGGCTTCATCGGAGCGGCCGCAGCCACGGCCATCGCCTGCGTCGGCGCAGGCATTGCGGTGGCCAACGTCGGCTCCGCCGCGATGGGCCTCGTCGGAGAGAAGCCCGAGATGCTCGGCACCACGCTCATTTACCTCGGGCTCGCCGAAGGTATCGCCATTTACGGCGTCATCGTCTCGCTGCTGATAATCCAGAAGCTGTAA
- a CDS encoding Ig-like domain-containing protein, which translates to MNNGGVSVPESKPSSEITEKAVATLAFESSELTLKNGATSTMKIQTLPAASANFAEHAKITGVTVEPEGIATTTYNSDGTISLTGNSLGTATLTVTAELYAMNYEDMTIDTSAPSTLTLTARVTVSDRSSEGLSLSPAALTLEAGKEGTLTASLLPEGTADKIASVTWSSDNEAVATVTSSEGVSCAVAAHAAGSATITAAAVTTDGYSYEESCTVTVSEAGTPAPEPVPDDPTPDTPHNGGGGGGGCSAGFGAMALLALAPLAAMRRKK; encoded by the coding sequence GTGAATAACGGTGGCGTTAGTGTACCAGAGTCTAAGCCGTCCTCCGAGATAACCGAGAAGGCCGTCGCGACTCTCGCCTTTGAATCATCCGAGCTCACGCTGAAGAACGGCGCGACATCTACGATGAAAATCCAGACACTTCCAGCCGCGTCCGCAAACTTCGCTGAGCACGCGAAAATAACCGGCGTTACCGTCGAACCAGAAGGAATCGCGACCACGACGTACAACTCCGACGGCACGATATCGCTGACGGGGAACTCGCTCGGCACGGCGACGCTGACCGTGACGGCGGAGCTTTACGCTATGAATTATGAGGACATGACGATAGATACCAGCGCGCCGTCTACGCTGACGCTGACGGCGCGCGTGACGGTCTCCGACCGCAGCTCGGAGGGGCTGAGTTTATCGCCCGCGGCGTTGACGCTCGAGGCCGGCAAGGAAGGTACTCTGACGGCCTCTTTGCTTCCTGAGGGAACGGCTGACAAAATAGCCTCCGTGACGTGGAGCAGCGATAACGAGGCCGTCGCTACGGTTACGAGCAGTGAGGGCGTAAGCTGCGCGGTCGCTGCGCACGCGGCGGGAAGCGCGACGATAACGGCGGCCGCCGTCACCACCGACGGATACAGCTACGAGGAAAGCTGCACCGTGACGGTGTCCGAAGCTGGAACGCCCGCCCCGGAGCCTGTCCCCGACGACCCAACGCCTGACACGCCGCATAATGGCGGCGGCGGAGGCGGCGGATGCAGCGCCGGCTTCGGCGCGATGGCGCTGCTTGCTCTCGCGCCGCTCGCGGCGATGAGAAGAAAGAAGTAG
- a CDS encoding homoserine dehydrogenase, translating to MINKIALAGCGNVGTALLEILHDKKDELKEKYGFEYEVVLVSDLMKGVVMDAEGIDLGALLASIDETHTFEKLPRAEGTFEELLVRSGATVLAECTPTNLKTGEPGLSHLRAALSRGISVTTTNKGPIAVAFDELTALAEKNGAKLSYEGVVMSGTPLIDMMKNGIAGCSVLKLEGILNGTTNFMLTKMAEGAEYGAALAEAQSLGYAEADPTGDVEGWDAAVKVSILAKILFGADIPVDKVERTGITKITPAQIEEAKKNGRAVKLLAGLANEKGGLRAYVAPVEVEASHPLASINGAANAITVSTDNLGDVTLIGPGAGRRETGQALLGDMIRMSR from the coding sequence ATGATAAACAAAATAGCTCTAGCCGGGTGCGGCAACGTCGGGACGGCTCTTCTCGAAATTCTCCACGATAAAAAAGACGAACTGAAAGAAAAATACGGCTTCGAATACGAGGTCGTCCTCGTCAGCGACCTCATGAAAGGCGTCGTGATGGACGCGGAGGGCATAGACCTCGGCGCTCTGCTCGCTTCGATAGACGAGACGCACACATTTGAAAAGCTTCCGCGCGCGGAGGGAACGTTTGAAGAACTTCTCGTGCGCTCCGGCGCGACAGTGCTCGCAGAATGCACGCCGACGAACCTCAAAACAGGAGAGCCAGGCCTCTCGCACCTGCGCGCGGCGCTCTCGCGCGGAATCAGCGTAACGACCACAAACAAAGGGCCGATAGCGGTCGCCTTCGACGAGCTGACGGCGCTCGCGGAAAAGAACGGAGCGAAGCTCTCCTACGAGGGCGTAGTAATGAGCGGAACGCCGCTCATCGACATGATGAAAAACGGAATAGCCGGCTGTTCCGTCCTCAAGCTCGAGGGCATCCTGAACGGCACGACGAACTTCATGCTCACGAAAATGGCCGAAGGCGCGGAATACGGCGCGGCGCTCGCCGAGGCGCAGTCGCTCGGCTACGCCGAGGCCGACCCGACCGGCGACGTAGAAGGATGGGACGCGGCCGTAAAAGTATCGATACTTGCGAAGATACTCTTCGGCGCTGACATCCCCGTCGATAAGGTCGAACGCACGGGAATAACGAAAATCACGCCTGCGCAGATAGAAGAGGCGAAGAAGAACGGACGCGCCGTCAAGCTGCTCGCGGGCCTCGCGAACGAAAAAGGCGGCCTGCGCGCTTATGTTGCGCCAGTCGAAGTGGAGGCTTCGCACCCGCTCGCCTCGATAAACGGCGCGGCCAACGCGATAACCGTCTCCACAGACAACCTCGGCGACGTAACGCTCATAGGCCCCGGCGCGGGCCGCAGGGAGACGGGGCAGGCCCTGCTCGGCGACATGATACGCATGAGCCGCTGA
- a CDS encoding V-type ATP synthase subunit F, translating to MKAYLVSDNHDSLVGMRLAGIEGTLVHTPEETHDAVREALKIRDLAILAITEKAAEMAEDAVKQLRERGELPLVVEIPDRFGTKRGPDFLTKYVQEAIGVKM from the coding sequence ATGAAAGCGTACCTTGTGAGCGACAATCACGACTCCCTTGTAGGCATGCGCCTCGCCGGGATCGAAGGGACGCTTGTACACACGCCAGAGGAAACGCACGACGCCGTCAGGGAGGCGCTTAAGATACGCGACCTCGCGATACTCGCGATAACGGAGAAGGCCGCCGAAATGGCGGAGGACGCCGTGAAGCAGCTCCGCGAGCGCGGCGAGCTCCCGCTCGTCGTGGAGATACCGGACAGGTTCGGCACGAAGCGCGGTCCGGACTTCCTCACGAAATACGTGCAGGAGGCCATCGGCGTCAAGATGTAG
- a CDS encoding V-type ATP synthase subunit A, which translates to MEPKNNAKPVHKGTVEFVNGPVIKAAGMRDFGMREVVHVGPKKLMGEIIKMDGDNATIQVYEDTDGLKIYEDVAGTGEPLSIELGPGLIGSFFDGIGRPLDALLEHEGMYISPGTTVNMINRDRVWDITPVAKVGDMVSGGMVLATIQETPLLVHKIMVPPNLEGEVMWITPSGKHSAGSDAAKIKDAFGREITIPIIQRWPVRTPRPYRERLLPNEPFVTGQRVIDGLFPLAKGGTACIPGGFGTGKTVTQHQLAKWGDAQVVIYIGCGERGNEMTDVLEQFPVLEDPRSGRPLMERTILIANTSNMPVAAREASIYTGITIAEYFRDMGYDVAIMADSTSRWAEALRELSGRLEEIPAEEGFPAYLPSRLAEFYERAGRVVTIGGENGSVSIIGAVSPPGGDFTEPVTRHTKRFIRCFWGLDKNLANARHYPAISWTDSYSEYASEVDGWFCANVDPRWGEVRDEVRNILAEDNKIQQVIKLVGEDVLPDDQRLVAFTAFLIKNGYLQQNSFTADSYSPPIKGFEILSVILDFYHKALDLVRKDIPISLIREDESVDAITHLRELPPEDTDGFERVRKRINEHLDRVAAERTKKLRSE; encoded by the coding sequence TTGGAACCGAAAAATAACGCCAAGCCCGTCCACAAGGGCACGGTAGAATTTGTAAACGGCCCTGTCATCAAGGCCGCCGGTATGCGCGACTTCGGAATGCGCGAGGTCGTCCACGTCGGCCCTAAAAAGCTGATGGGCGAGATAATCAAAATGGACGGCGACAACGCCACCATACAGGTCTACGAGGACACCGACGGGCTGAAGATTTACGAGGACGTGGCCGGAACCGGAGAGCCGCTCTCGATAGAGCTCGGGCCAGGCCTCATAGGCAGCTTCTTCGACGGCATAGGCCGCCCGCTCGACGCTCTGCTCGAGCACGAAGGGATGTATATCTCCCCCGGCACGACCGTCAACATGATAAACCGCGACAGGGTGTGGGACATCACCCCAGTCGCCAAGGTCGGCGACATGGTCTCCGGAGGCATGGTGCTCGCCACGATTCAGGAGACGCCGCTGCTCGTACACAAGATAATGGTGCCGCCGAACCTCGAGGGCGAGGTCATGTGGATAACGCCGTCGGGCAAGCACAGCGCCGGAAGCGACGCCGCGAAGATAAAAGACGCATTCGGGCGTGAAATTACGATACCGATAATACAGCGCTGGCCGGTCCGCACGCCGCGCCCGTACCGCGAACGTCTGCTGCCGAACGAGCCTTTCGTAACGGGGCAGCGCGTCATAGACGGCCTCTTCCCGCTCGCCAAGGGAGGTACGGCCTGCATACCTGGCGGCTTCGGCACGGGAAAGACCGTCACGCAGCACCAGCTCGCCAAGTGGGGCGATGCACAGGTCGTCATATATATCGGATGCGGCGAACGCGGCAACGAGATGACGGACGTTCTCGAGCAGTTCCCGGTGCTCGAAGACCCGCGCTCAGGGCGCCCGCTGATGGAGCGCACGATACTGATAGCCAACACCTCTAACATGCCGGTCGCTGCTCGCGAAGCCTCCATATACACGGGCATCACCATAGCGGAATATTTCCGCGACATGGGCTACGACGTCGCGATAATGGCGGACTCGACGTCACGCTGGGCGGAGGCTCTGCGCGAGCTCTCGGGACGCCTTGAGGAAATCCCGGCGGAAGAGGGCTTCCCGGCCTACCTGCCGAGCCGCCTCGCCGAGTTCTACGAACGCGCCGGCCGCGTCGTCACTATAGGCGGAGAGAACGGCAGCGTCAGCATCATCGGCGCGGTATCGCCTCCCGGCGGCGACTTCACAGAGCCTGTAACGCGCCACACGAAGCGATTCATCCGCTGCTTCTGGGGACTCGACAAGAATCTCGCCAACGCGCGCCACTACCCCGCCATCTCGTGGACGGACTCCTACAGCGAGTACGCCTCCGAGGTCGACGGATGGTTCTGCGCCAACGTAGACCCGCGGTGGGGCGAGGTGCGCGACGAGGTAAGGAACATCCTTGCGGAGGACAACAAGATACAGCAGGTCATCAAGCTCGTCGGAGAGGACGTTCTTCCCGACGACCAGAGGCTCGTAGCCTTCACGGCGTTCCTCATAAAGAACGGCTACCTGCAGCAGAACTCTTTTACCGCGGACTCCTACTCGCCGCCGATAAAGGGCTTCGAGATACTCTCGGTCATTCTCGACTTCTACCACAAGGCGCTCGACCTCGTCCGTAAGGACATACCCATCTCCCTCATCAGGGAAGACGAGTCGGTCGACGCGATAACGCACCTGAGAGAGCTTCCGCCAGAAGATACGGACGGCTTCGAGAGAGTGCGCAAGCGCATCAACGAGCACCTCGACCGCGTGGCGGCGGAGCGCACGAAAAAGCTGAGGAGTGAATAA
- a CDS encoding V-type ATPase 116kDa subunit family protein: MAVMKMVALTMIGPQSEMEPVARQMVLTGGFQPLPLDLLINDRSLRSRLTTETENPYDVLLTKISAIWKVAGEAVPDPQPVTIKKDFTLSKARMLVDQTSKRLQVWDQRRSALVDEEELLQAAKLFVEALAQTRFGPMDLADGKFAKAFFGCLSNDNFQRLIESTEESPIVVNGLTVSKGNTWALIITAPDYAESTKKLLDAVYFKEFSLKEIASQIEGDNPLELLEKRIFNHQRAIRGLAKAAKEMLREHREEYELLFSELYTMQRVYDVCKGHGEVSGMFVLSGWIPADTYAAISETVAAEAPGTTLIVEDMRDISSLGLRIPIKLKNNPIVRSFQDIVALYSLPSYGEMDPSPFVALSFVLFFGFMFGDVGHGLLIYLGSSLLVKRGIMRSSLGRVMKMASIASVVFGFLYGSIFGIEDVLPALWLSPMHDINRLIAIAICVGVLMISLGLVLNMVKQYRARDFGRLLFDGQGMAGLLLYWTLCALAMIYITGVRISDTIANVMWGGVIVMLFLMVFRDVLARYLLHQKGDGESPVLNMFEIVHSLLSFLSNTASFVRLAAFALNHVGLSLAVIMLSDMVHTLPGGIVMKGIVLVIGNLVIVGLEGLIVFIQTLRLEYYEFFSKFYKGGGSAFKPVGWRRERGKYQKAGAEEI; the protein is encoded by the coding sequence ATGGCAGTAATGAAAATGGTCGCGCTGACCATGATAGGGCCTCAGTCGGAAATGGAACCCGTCGCCCGCCAGATGGTGCTGACCGGCGGATTTCAGCCGCTTCCGCTCGACCTGCTCATCAACGACAGGTCTCTGCGGTCGAGGCTGACTACCGAGACGGAAAATCCCTACGACGTACTTCTGACGAAAATCTCCGCGATATGGAAAGTCGCGGGAGAGGCCGTGCCGGACCCTCAGCCCGTGACTATCAAGAAGGACTTTACTCTTTCAAAGGCGCGGATGCTCGTCGACCAGACGTCGAAGAGGCTGCAGGTATGGGATCAGCGCCGGAGCGCGCTTGTGGACGAAGAAGAACTCCTTCAGGCCGCGAAACTGTTCGTCGAGGCGCTGGCTCAGACGCGGTTCGGACCGATGGACCTCGCGGACGGCAAGTTCGCGAAGGCGTTCTTCGGGTGCCTCTCGAACGACAACTTCCAGAGGCTTATTGAAAGCACGGAGGAGTCTCCTATAGTCGTCAACGGACTGACTGTCTCCAAGGGCAACACGTGGGCGCTTATAATAACCGCGCCCGACTATGCGGAGTCGACGAAGAAGCTGCTCGACGCGGTTTACTTCAAGGAATTCTCGCTGAAGGAGATTGCGTCGCAGATAGAAGGAGACAATCCGCTCGAACTGCTCGAAAAGCGCATTTTCAACCATCAGCGCGCGATACGCGGACTTGCGAAAGCGGCGAAAGAGATGCTGCGCGAGCACCGCGAGGAATACGAGCTGCTTTTCTCCGAGCTCTACACGATGCAGCGCGTCTACGACGTCTGCAAGGGCCACGGCGAGGTCAGCGGCATGTTCGTGCTCTCCGGCTGGATTCCGGCCGACACCTACGCCGCGATAAGCGAAACGGTCGCGGCCGAAGCTCCTGGCACGACGCTCATCGTCGAGGACATGCGCGACATATCCTCGCTCGGCCTGCGCATACCCATAAAGCTCAAGAACAACCCGATAGTACGCTCCTTCCAGGACATCGTCGCGCTCTACAGCCTGCCGTCATACGGAGAGATGGACCCGTCGCCGTTCGTGGCGCTCTCGTTCGTTCTCTTCTTCGGCTTCATGTTCGGAGACGTCGGCCACGGACTGCTGATATACCTCGGCTCGTCGCTGCTCGTGAAACGCGGCATAATGCGCAGCTCGCTCGGGCGCGTCATGAAAATGGCGTCGATCGCCTCGGTCGTATTCGGCTTCCTTTACGGCAGCATATTCGGCATAGAGGACGTGCTGCCGGCGCTGTGGCTCAGCCCGATGCACGACATCAACAGGCTCATAGCGATAGCGATATGCGTCGGCGTGCTGATGATAAGCCTCGGCCTCGTGCTGAACATGGTGAAGCAGTACCGCGCGCGCGACTTCGGACGGCTTCTCTTCGACGGACAGGGAATGGCCGGGCTTCTGCTCTACTGGACGCTCTGCGCGCTCGCCATGATCTACATAACCGGCGTGCGTATCTCTGACACGATAGCGAACGTCATGTGGGGAGGCGTCATAGTCATGCTCTTCCTCATGGTGTTCCGCGACGTGCTCGCGCGCTACCTGCTCCATCAGAAGGGGGACGGAGAGTCGCCCGTGCTCAACATGTTCGAGATAGTCCACAGCCTGCTCTCGTTCCTCTCGAATACCGCCTCGTTCGTGCGTCTTGCGGCGTTCGCGCTGAACCACGTCGGGCTGTCGCTGGCGGTCATAATGCTCTCCGACATGGTGCACACGCTTCCAGGAGGCATCGTGATGAAGGGCATCGTGCTCGTGATAGGCAACCTGGTCATAGTAGGGCTCGAAGGGCTGATAGTCTTCATACAGACGCTTCGCCTCGAATACTACGAGTTCTTCAGCAAGTTCTACAAGGGGGGCGGCAGCGCCTTCAAACCGGTCGGATGGCGCAGGGAACGCGGAAAATACCAGAAAGCGGGCGCCGAAGAAATATAG
- a CDS encoding V-type ATP synthase subunit E family protein: protein MMNEVSTEKVNNLRDIILNRAGDERKSNLARGHKDAEAWLARENEKLQHEVDLVLQDARKRAEDIRRRQILSAERDKSTETLRLQNRILSEAMGRLQDKLVHLREREDYADILAGMCIEAAEMLGVKTPLKLRLASIDASLAPKVIEKTRAFNSDIVMTADADPAPILGGCWVVTADGHKQVDMDWQSVTQEHADTLAERLLPLL from the coding sequence ATGATGAACGAAGTATCTACCGAAAAAGTCAATAATCTTAGAGACATAATACTCAACCGGGCCGGCGACGAGCGGAAAAGCAATCTGGCCCGGGGGCACAAGGACGCGGAGGCGTGGCTCGCGCGCGAGAATGAGAAACTCCAGCACGAGGTGGACCTCGTGCTCCAGGACGCGCGCAAGCGCGCCGAGGACATACGCCGCCGTCAGATACTCTCCGCGGAGAGGGACAAGTCCACGGAGACCCTGCGCCTTCAGAACAGGATACTCTCCGAGGCTATGGGCCGCCTTCAGGACAAGCTCGTGCATCTTAGGGAGAGAGAAGACTACGCGGACATACTCGCCGGGATGTGCATAGAGGCCGCAGAGATGCTCGGCGTCAAGACGCCGCTCAAGCTTCGCCTTGCGTCGATCGACGCATCTCTCGCGCCCAAGGTCATAGAAAAGACGCGGGCCTTCAACTCCGACATAGTGATGACCGCCGACGCCGACCCCGCGCCGATACTCGGCGGCTGCTGGGTCGTCACGGCGGACGGCCACAAGCAGGTGGACATGGACTGGCAGAGCGTCACGCAGGAGCACGCGGACACGCTCGCCGAGCGCCTGCTGCCGCTGCTCTAG